CTGAGCAATACTTAGCTGCTTCAGAACATGTGAAAACCTATTTGACCAGGGTAGCTTCTTGAGATTAAATTTATTTCGCCAATTGCAGAGTTCTTGTTGAGAACATCTCCTTAGTCTTTCAAGTTCTACCTGAGTCAATTGCTAGATTAAGCAACCTAAGTCTATGCATCCCTCGGATGCTTTTACCTATCTCTAAATAAACAAAAGATTCACATAGGGATTACCTCATTTTCTTCCATTAAGGAAATATACTTGATTGCAACAATATGCCAACAGTGGCTACAATGATAGTTTTCAACATGTTCAGCAACAATGAACTGCTTCAGGCAATCCACCAGTGTAcaaccaactctctgtaatATTTCACATTTAATAATCAGGATTCAGGGAGCTACATGAGGCATGCACCACATCAAttatcaaagaaaataacaCCAAAACTCCAACATAAGTGACCAATTTTTTAACTTACTACGGTAAAACTGTCACTACAGGTGAAAGAGGCAAACAATCAAAATGTTCAAAGTTCATTGAGATCTACAAAAAGAATAAATATAAGTTAAAAGATTATCACAATTCCATTTAAAATAACAATAGTGGAATATTATCTCAGAAAACAGAAAACAATATTAATGTAGAGCAAAATTGAAATCAAGAGAAAATTATGCAATCACCAGCCTAAGAAAATCTATTAAAATATATGTCTCATGTCCCACACAGACCAAGAACCTGGAACAATCTAAAAGTAAACTATGATGTCATAAGTAACTTGAATTGCATGTTTGAAGTAACTAAGTGAGTTAACTTTAGTCATTTCAGCAACCTGCAGGCACAATAGGCCATGCCAAAGTCGTCTAAGCATGTGAGCTAATGAACAATAATTGTGACCAAAAGATTCATCCTTCATACTACTACCATCATTAGATCTCTCAACATGTCAACACTATAGTGCCAGAAAATCAAAAGTCACACATAAAACAtaacaaaaattgaatttcgTTTTCTTAGGTTGTAAAACCCAAGTGGCCAATAACTCCAATCCCTATACTTCTATTCATTACTAACCATTTCGAAATTACTAACTTTATTATTTCCTAGAGGTTTTACCAACCAGTTGTAAAGTTACCCTACAACCATTTCTCTCCAAATGCAACAGCATCAAATCAAAACTGCAATGCTCCTTGTAGCCAGTTATAGAATAATTTCAAACATAATACACCTCGGACAGAGATGCAGAATTGCAAAGTCATAGTTCCTTATGATTTATGAAAGCACTATAATATCACAAGGAAGAACCATATAGTAAAGATGCAATGCAAATAAGGAGGAAAAGTTTATTACATTGTATTGAGGATATTCTTTTGTACCTGAGATGAACAACTTCGACAGGTTAAACTGCTACCAAGAATCCCATCAAAAGGACCAAGGAAGAGTTGCTTCCATCTTTCCTGACCGCTTTTCTAGTCCCTCTGTATGGGAGCAGTAATTCTATTATTAGAAGCAAAAACGTCTGCTAAAGAACTCACATTTAGAGCATAGCAACCTCCAAATTCTTCCCTCAAAGAGCATAACAGATGAAGAAACGCTTCAGCAGCAACGTCTGCTAAAGAACTCACATTTGGAGCATAGCAACCTCCAAATTCTTCCCTCAAAGAGCATAACAGATGAAGAAACGCTTCAGCAGCATCCtacaaaaaaaactaaacatGAATGAGACAGAGAACCAGAACATAGTCAGTTGCTAAATGATTAAGGGCAAAAATAACTCTACCCGCTGGTCTGTTAGATTAAAGTCTGGATTGTAAAGGGACATAGCAAGCATTATGTCTCCAGACATAGTATAACCTTCTCTCCACTAACTGAACTAAGCTCTGCACATAGAGAACATTAAATTCAACTGCAAGCATATCACACAAGGATTCCCCAGATCTTGAtaatcataatttttaaaaaaaaagtgaaaaactcaTTTCAGTTCCAAGTACAAGCATCATTTATCAATTTAGGCTGCATTtgaataaacaacttaattaggTGCTTATGTCAATAAGCATTGATCGCTTATTCATAACCTTATTGAAATAATATCAAAATAGGTTATGGGTAGACATAAAcatttattcataagctaatctgagcagcttatgaaaataagttcagAACAACTTATAGATAGTAGGTCATAAACTATTTACATAAACTACTTGTCTAAGCATCGATATTTGATactataagataagctcaaataagctctttaaatccttcaaaaataaatttcaatcattaaaatttgaaatgCCTAATTTTTTGGTCTAACTAAATGAAGGGAAAAATGTTAAGGGAACTCCATTCAAATCTGAAACGAACTACAATGACAGAAAAAGGGTGCTACCTTGCAACAAAGCAGCCAAAGAAGCCGCAAGGGGCATGCTGTGATCGGTTTCGCTTTCAACCATGTCCTGAGTCCCACATTCTGCAATCACTCGGTGAAGAAACCCGTGAAAGCAAAAACAGCTAGCGAGAGCCTGCAACAAAGAAAGAAATTCAAGATTTGCAGAATCCAAATTGaagtaagaagaagaagagaacgaACCTAACCTGCAAAACAACGTTGAGGAAGCAATTGTTGTGGAGATTGTGCAAACCAGGGACTAAGGGCGGTTTCTCATTCTCTAAGTTGCTGCTATTACTACCTCTTGCAGTTCCAGAGGACCATAGCAAGGATTTCGCTTTGCCTTCCTTCAATGCGAATATCACTATCGCACCAACTATGCTCCCATTGAGATCAATACAGTAGACTCAAGACCacacaaaaaaaacaaataaaaaaaaatgaactgaTGAACGGATCAAAGTGTGAGCAGTTATATTTATAGACGCGAAGTGCAAGCTGTGGCCAGCCAAATTACAAATGTAAATGACTACGAAAATGGATTATAGCTAATAGCTGATAGCCTATGTGGTAGAGCAGGGACTAACAGACTATAAGGCAGCAGAGAAAATGAGTAGAAGATGGTTGAGGGGGAAAGTACCATTGATTATAGGAAGAGCTGTC
This is a stretch of genomic DNA from Lotus japonicus ecotype B-129 chromosome 1, LjGifu_v1.2. It encodes these proteins:
- the LOC130722472 gene encoding ubiquitin carboxyl-terminal hydrolase 27-like; translated protein: MRWRCLQRGTVRNGWGVLAKVGAIVIFALKEGKAKSLLWSSGTARGSNSSNLENEKPPLVPGLHNLHNNCFLNVVLQALASCFCFHGFLHRVIAECGTQDMVESETDHSMPLAASLAALLQGYTMSGDIMLAMSLYNPDFNLTDQRDAAEAFLHLLCSLREEFGGCYAPNVSSLADVAAEAFLHLLCSLREEFGGCYALNKSGQERWKQLFLGPFDGILGSSLTCRSCSSQISMNFEHFDCLPLSPVVTRVGCTLVDCLKQFIVAEHVENYHCSHCWHIVAIKYISLMEENEVELERLRRCSQQELCNWRNKFNLKKLPWSNRFSHVLKQLSIAQCPRILCIQLKRVHMSNFREPFKLQGHISFPLILDVLPFTTTRLGVNIQEVEMYEVFPCICSIAEETLCLTIIISILRLER